The following are from one region of the Strix uralensis isolate ZFMK-TIS-50842 chromosome 4, bStrUra1, whole genome shotgun sequence genome:
- the ARHGAP5 gene encoding rho GTPase-activating protein 5 isoform X2 — MMAKNKEPRPPSYAVSVVGLSGTEKDKGNCGVGKSCLCNRFVRSKADEYYPEHTSVLSTIDFGGRVVNNDHFLYWGDVTQSGEDGIECRIHVIEQTEFIDDQTFLPHRSTNLQPYIKRAAASKLQSAEKLMYICTDQLGLEQDFEQKQMPEGKLSIDGFLLCIDVSQGCNRKFDDQLKFVNNLYIQLSKSKKPIIIAATKCDECVDHYLREVQAFASNKKNLVVVETSARFNVNVETCFTALVQMMDKTRGKPKIIPYLDAYKTQRQLVVTATDKFEKLVQTVRDYHATWKTVSNKLKNHPDYEEYINLEGTKKAKNTFSKHIEQLKQEHIRKRKEEYINALPRALNTLLSNLDEIEHLSWSEALKLMEKRPDFQSCFVVLEKTPWDETDHIDKVNDRRIPFDLLTTLEAEKVYQNHVQHLISEKRRVEMKEKFKKTLEKIQFISPGQPWEEVICFVVEDEAFKYITDADSKEVYGRHQREIVEKAKEEFQEMLFEHSELFYDLDLNATPSSDKMSEIHAVLSEEPRYKALQKLAPDRESLLLKHIGFVYHPTKETCLSGQNCTDIKVEQLLANSLLQLDHGRSNLYHDSANIDKVNLFILGKDGLAQELANEIRTQSTDDEYALDGKIYELDLRPVDAKSPYLLTQLWTSAFKPHGCFCVFNSIESLNFIGECIAKIRAEASQIRRDKYMANLPFTLILANQRDSVSKNLPILRHQGQQLANKLQCPFVDVPAGTYPRKFNETQIKQALRGVLEAVKHNFDVVSPVPTIKDLSEADLRIVMCAMCGDPFSVDLILSPFLDSHSCSAAQAGQNNSLMLDKIIGEKRRRIQITILSYHSSIGVRKDELVHGYILVYSAKRKASMGMLRAFLSEVQDTIPVQLVAVTDSQADFFENEAIKELMTEGEHIATEITAKFTALYSLSQYHRQTEVFTLFFSDVLEKKNMIESSYMSDSTRETMHTSEDVFPRSPRGSSLDYNYPDSEDDTEGPPPYSPIGDDVRLLPAPSDRSKYRLDLEGNEYPIHSTPLNCHDHERNHKVPPPIKPKPLVPRTNVKKLDPNLLKTIEAGIGKNPRKQPSRVPAAPPEDIDQSDNYAEPIDTIFKHKGFADDIYAVPDDSQNRIIKVRNSIVINTQGEEENGFSDRISKNHGERRPSKYKYKSKTLFSKAKSYYRRTHSDASDDEAFTTSKTKRKGRHRGSEEDPLLSPVETWKGGIDNPAITSDQELDDKKMKKKTQKVKEDKKVLYEFYGRTGSFSSCNSGCWYEVLGW; from the exons ATGATGGCAAAAAACAAAGAGCCACGTCCCCCATCTTATGCTGTTAGTGTTGTTGGACTGTCTGGAACTGAAAAGGATAAAGGTAATTGTGGAGTTGGAAAGTCGTGTTTGTGCAATAGATTCGTTCGTTCAAAAGCAGATGAATATTATCCTGAGCATACCTCTGTGCTTAGCACAATTGACTTTGGAGGAAGAGTTGTTAACAATGATCACTTTTTGTACTGGGGTGACGTAACACAAAGTGGTGAGGATGGAATTGAGTGCAGAATTCATGTAATTGAACAGACTGAGTTCATTGATGATCAGACTTTCTTGCCTCATCGGAGTACGAATTTACAACCATATATAAAACGTGCAGCTGCCTCCAAACTGCAGTCAGCAGAAAAACTAATGTACATTTGCACAGATCAGCTAGGCTTGGAGCAAGACTTTGAGCAAAAACAAATGCCTGAAGGGAAATTAAGCATAGATGGGTTTTTATTGTGCATTGACGTAAGCCAAGGATGCAATAGGAAGTTTGATGATCAACTTAAATTTGTGAATAATCTCTATATCCAGCTCTCAAAATCTAAAAAACCCATAATAATAGCAGCAACGAAATGTGATGAATGTGTGGATCATTATCTGCGAGAAGTTCAGGCTTTTGCTTCAAATAAAAAGAACCTTGTGGTAGTGGAAACATCAGCAAGATTCAATGTCAATGTTGAAACATGTTTTACTGCACTGGTACAGATGATGGATAAAACTCGTGGTAAACCTAAAATAATCCCCTATCTGGATGCCTATAAAACTCAAAGACAGCTAGTTGTTACAGCAACAGATAAGTTTGAAAAACTTGTCCAAACTGTGAGAGACTATCATGCGACTTGGAAAACTGTTAGTAATAAACTGAAAAACCACCCTGATTATGAAGAATACATAAATTTGGAAGGAACAAAAAAGGCCAAAAATACGTTTTCAAAACACATAGAGCAGCTTAAACAGGAAcacattagaaaaagaaaagaagaatacaTTAATGCATTGCCAAGAGCTCTTAATACTCTTCTGTCAAATCTTGATGAGATTGAACACTTGAGCTGGTCAGAAGCCTTGAAGTTAATGGAGAAAAGGCCTGACTTCCAGTCCTGTTTTGTAGTGCTTGAAAAAACACCCTGGGATGAAACTGACCATATAGATAAAGTGAATGACAGAAGGATTCCATTTGACCTTCTGACTACACTAGAGGCAGAAAAAGTTTATCAAAACCATGTGCAGCATCTTATATCTGAAAAAAGGAGGGTTGAAATGAAGGAGAAATTCAAAAAAACTCTTGAGAAAATCCAGTTCATTTCACCTGGGCAGCCATGGGAAGAAGTTATATGTTTTGTGGTGGAGGATGAAGCATTCAAATACATCACTGATGCAGATAGCAAGGAAGTGTATGGTAGGCATCAGAGGGAGATTGTTGAAAAAGCCAAAGAGGAGtttcaggaaatgctttttgAACATTCAGAACTGTTTTATGACCTGGATCTTAATGCAACGCCAAGTTCAGATAAAATGAGTGAAATTCATGCAGTTCTGAGTGAAGAACCTAGATACAAAGCTTTACAGAAACTTGCGCCTGATAGAGAATCTCTTCTGCTTAAACACATAGGATTTGTTTATCACCCAACTAAAGAAACTTGTCTTAGTGGCCAAAACTGCACGGACATTAAAGTAGAGCAGTTACTTGCCAACAGTCTTCTGCAACTGGACCATGGCCGCTCGAATTTATACCATGATAGTGCCAACATTGATAAAGTCAATCTTTTCATTTTGGGCAAAGACGGCCTCGCACAAGAATTGGCAAATGAGATTCGTACACAATCCACTGATGATGAGTATGCGTTAGATGGAAAAATATATGAACTAGATCTTAGGCCAGTTGATGCAAAATCCCCATACCTGTTGACTCAACTGTGGACCTCAGCCTTCAAACCACACGgttgtttctgtgtgtttaacTCTATTGAATCACTGAATTTTATTGGGGAGTGCATTGCAAAAATAAGGGCTGAAGCATCTCAGATAAGGAGAGACAAGTATATGGCTAATCTTCCATTTACGTTAATACTGGCTAACCAGAGGGACAGTGTTAGCAAGAATCTACCTATTCTGAGACATCAGGGACAGCAGTTGGCCAACAAATTACAGTGTCCTTTTGTAGATGTGCCTGCTGGTACATATCCACGCAAATTTAATGAAACCCAAATAAAACAAGCTCTGAGGGGAGTGCTAGAAGCAGTTAAACACAATTTTGATGTTGTAAGTCCAGTTCCCACCATTAAAGATCTGTCAGAAGCTGATTTACGAATCGTCATGTGTGCCATGTGTGGTGATCCGTTTAGTGTGGATCTTATTCTTTCACCCTTCCTTGACTCTCACTCCTGTAGTGCTGCTCAGGCTGGCCAAAATAATTCTTTGATGCTTGATAAAATAATAGGTGAAAAGAGACGTCGAATACAGATAACTATATTATCGTATCATTCTTCAATTGGTGTGAGGAAAGATGAACTTGTTCACGGATATATACTGGTCTATTCTGCAAAGCGGAAGGCATCCATGGGAATGCTTCGggcatttctttctgaagttcAGGATACGATTCCTGTCCAGTTAGTGGCTGTTACTGATAGCCAGGCAGACTTCTTTGAGAACGAAGCAATCAAGGAACTCATGACTGAAGGAGAACACATAGCAACAGAGATTACTGCTAAGTTTACAGCTTTATATTCGTTATCTCAATATCATCGTCAAACTGAGGTTTTCACGTTGTTCTTCAGTGATGtgttagagaagaaaaacatgattGAAAGTTCTTATATGTCAGACAGCACAAGGGAAACAATGCATACAAGTGAAGATGTTTTTCCAAGATCTCCCAGAGGAAGTTCCCTTGACTATAATTATCCAGACTCAGAGGACGATACTGAAGGACCACCACCTTACAGCCCAATTGGTGATGATGTAAGGTTACTTCCAGCACCTAGTGACCGTTCAAAGTACCGACTGGATTTGGAAGGAAATGAGTATCCTATTCACAGTACACCGCTCAATTGTCATGACCATGAACGCAACCATAAAGTGCCTCCTCCAATAAAACCGAAACCGCTTGTTCCAAGAACAAATGTGAAAAAACTGGATCCTAACCTCCTGAAAACAATTGAGGCAGGTATTGGCAAAAACCCCAGGAAACAACCCTCTCGAGTGCCTGCGGCACCACCAGAAGATATAGACCAATCTGACAACTATGCTGAACCTATTGACACTATTTTCAAACATAAAGGCTTTGCAGATGATATCTACGCGGTTCCAGATGATAGTCAGAATCGTATTATTAAAGTTCGAAACTCAATTGTTATAAATACCCAAGGTGAGGAAGAAAATGGTTTTTCTGATAGAATATCCAAAAATCATGGGGAAAGACGGCcttcaaaatacaaatataagtCTAAGACTCTGTTCAGCAAAGCTAAGTCTTACTATAGGAGAACACACTCGGATGCAAGTGATGATGAGGCTTTCACCACttctaaaactaaaagaaaaggaaggcatCGTGGAAGTGAAGAAGACCCACTTCTTTCACCTGTTGAAACATGGAAGGGTGGCATAGATAACCCTGCTATTACATCAGATCAAGAATTGGatgataaaaaaatgaaaaagaaaacccagaaagtAAAAGAAGATAAGAAG gtgctttaTGAGTTCTATGGTCGAACTGGTTCTTTCAGTTCTTGCAATTCTGGCTGTTGGTATGAAGTTTTGGGCTGGTGA